One Falco naumanni isolate bFalNau1 chromosome 13, bFalNau1.pat, whole genome shotgun sequence DNA segment encodes these proteins:
- the KIF1A gene encoding kinesin-like protein KIF1A isoform X26, with protein MAGASVKVAVRVRPFNSREMSRESKCIIQMSGSTTTILNPKQPKETPKSFSFDYSYWSHTTPADINYASQKQVYRDIGEEMLQHAFEGYNVCIFAYGQTGAGKSYTMMGKQEKDQQGIIPQLCEDLFSRINDTTNDNMSYSVEVSYMEIYCERVRDLLNPKNKGNLRVREHPLMGPYVEDLSKLAVTSYNDIQDLMDSGNKARTVAATNMNETSSRSHAVFNIIFTQKRHDAETDITTEKVSKISLVDLAGSERADSTGAKGTRLKEGANINKSLTTLGKVISALAEMDSGPNKNKKKKKTDFIPYRDSVLTWLLRENLGGNSRTAMVAALSPADINYDETLSTLRYADRAKQIRCNAVINEDPNNKLIRELKDEVARLRDLLYAQGLGDIIDMTNAIAGISPSSSLSALSSRAASVASLHERIMFAPGSEEAIERLKETEKIIAELNETWEEKLRRTEAIRMEREALLAEMGVAMREDGGTLGVFSPKKTPHLVNLNEDPLMSECLLYYIKDGITRVGREDAEKRQDIVLSGHFIKEEHCLFRSDTKTGGEVIVTLEPCEGADTYVNGKKVTEPSILRSGNRIIMGKSHVFRFNHPEQARQERERTPCAETPAEPVDWAFAQRELLEKQGIDMKQEMEQRLQELEDQYRREREEANYLLEQQRLDYESKLEALQKQMDSRYYPEANEEEEEPEDEVQWTEREFELALWAFRKWKWYQFTSLRDLLWGNAIFLKEANAISVELKKKVQFQFVLLTDTLYSPLPPDLLPPDAAKDREKRPFPRTIVAVEVQDQKNGATHYWTLEKLRQRLDLMREMYDRAAEVPSSVIEDCDNVVTGGDPFYDRFPWFRLVGRAFVYLSNLLYPVPLVHRVAIVSEKGEVKGFLRVAVQAISADEEAPDYGSGVRQSGTAKISFDDQHFEKFQSESCPAVGMSRSGTSQEELRIVEGQGQVSDMGPSADEVNNNTCAVTPEDLLLDSPEKPVPDGPLETALDHLKLGSIFTFRVTVLQASSISAEYADIFCQFNFIHRHDEAFSTEPLKNTGRGPPLGFYHVQNIAVEVTKSFIEYIKSQPIVFEVFGHYQQHPFPPLCKDVLSPLRPSRRHFPRVMPLSKPVPATKLSTMTRPSAGPCQCKYDLMVFFEICELEANGDYIPAVVDHRGGMPCHGTFLLHQGIQRRITVTLVHETGSLIRWKEVRELVVGRIRNTPEADESLIDPNILSLNILSSGYIHPSQDDRSFYQFETAWDSSMHNSLLLNRVTPYREKIYITLSAYIEMENCTQPAVITKDFCMVFYSRDAKLPASRSIRNLFGSGSLRASESNRVTGVYELSLCCVADAGSPGMQRRRRRVLDTSVAYVRGEENLAGWRPRSDSLILDHQWELEKLSLLQEVEKTRHYLLLREKLETTQRLGLETLSPCSSEDSESRSTSCVSTPLSVDGAPEGRTSPPETPSERQKELAVKCLRLLTHTFNREYSHSHVCISASESKLSEMSVTLMRDPSMPALGVTTLTPSSTCPSLVEGHYNAMEVRPPQVSSRAESPDLEPAVEGEQKKSPARRPEEEKEPQRLLVPDIQEIRVSPIVSKKGYLHFLEPHTNGWVKRFVVVRRPYVYIYNSDKDAVERAILNLSKAQVEYSEDQQAMLKTPNTFAVCTEHRGILLQASSDKDMHDWLYAFNPLLAGSIRSKLSRRRTAQMRI; from the exons ATGGCGGGAGCATCTGTGAAGGTGGCGGTGCGCGTCCGGCCCTTCAACTCCCGGGAGATGAGCCGGGAATCTAAATGCATTATCCAGATGTCGGGAAGCACCACCA CTATCCTGAACCCGAAGCAGCCCAAAGAGACACCAAAAAGCTTCAGCTTTGACTATTCCTACTGGTCCCACACCACG CCCGCAGACATCAACTATGCATCTCAGAAGCAAGTGTACCGTGACATTGGTGAGGAGATGTTGCAACACGCCTTTGAAGGCTACAACGTCTGCATCTTCGCCTACGGGCAGACAGGTGCTGGAAAGTCCTACACCATGATGGGGAAGCAGGAGAAAGACCAGCAAGGAATCATCCCACAG CTGTGCGAAGACCTCTTCTCCCGCATCAATGACACGACAAACGACAACATGTCCTACTCTGTGGAG GTGAGCTACATGGAGATATACTGTGAGCGCGTGAGGGACCTCCTGAACCCCAAGAACAAGGGGAACCTGCGGGTGAGGGAGCATCCCCTTATGGGCCCGTATGTTGAGGACCTTTCCAAGCTGGCTGTGACCTCTTACAATGACATCCAGGACCTCATGGACTCTGGGAACAAGGCCCG CACGGTGGCTGCCACCAACATGAATGAGACCAGCAGCCGCTCCCATGCTGTGTTCAACATTATCTTCACACAGAAGCGGCATGACGCTGAGACGGACATCACCACTGAGAAG GTCAGCAAGATCAGCTTGGTGGACCTGGCAGGGAGTGAGCGAGCCGACTCCACTGGTGCGAAGGGCACAAGACTAAAG GAAGGAGCAAACATCAACAAGTCCTTGACCACATTGGGGAAAGTCATCTCTGCCCTGGCTGAAATG gATTCGGGGCCGAACAAG aacaaaaagaagaagaagacaGATTTCATCCCCTACCGGGACTCAGTGCTGACCTGGCTGCTGCGGGAGAACCTGG GGGGAAACTCCAGGACAGCCATGGTCGCTGCTCTGAGTCCTGCTGACATCAACTATGATGAGaccctcagcaccctcag GTACGCGGACCGTGCCAAGCAGATCCGCTGCAACGCCGTCATTAATGAGGACCCCAACAACAAGCTGATCCGGGAGCTGAAAGACGAGGTGGCACGCCTGCGTGACCTTCTCTACGCCCAGGGCCTCGGGGACATCATTGACA TGACCAATGCCATCGCCGGGATCAGCCCCTCTTCCTCCTTGTCAGCCTTGTCCAGCCGTGCTGCCTCTGTCGCCAGCCTCCACGAGCGCATCATGTTTGCTCCAGGCAGTGAAGAGGCAATCGAAAGGCTCAAG GAAACTGAGAAGATCATTGCAGAGCTGAATGAGACATGGGAGGAGAAGCTGCGAAGAACGGAAGCAATCCGGATGGAGag GGAAGCGTTGCTGGCTGAAATGGGGGTGGCCATGAGAGAGGACGGAGGCACCTTGGGTGTTTTCTCTCCTAAAAAG ACGCCACACTTGGTCAACCTGAATGAGGACCCGCTCATGTCCGAGTGTCTTCTCTACTACATTAAGGATGGGATAACAAG GGTTGGCCGGGAAGATGCAGAGAAGAGACAGGACATCGTTCTCAGTGGGCACTTCATTAAGGAAGAGCACTGCCTTTTCCGCAGCGACACCAAAACCGGCGGTGAAG TGATAGTGACCCTGGAGCCCTGTGAAGGCGCTGACACCTATGTGAATGGCAAAAAGGTGACAGAGCCCAGCATCCTGCGTTCAG GAAATCGCATCATCATGGGGAAGAGCCACGTCTTCCGCTTTAACCACCCCGAGCAGGCTCGGCAGGAGCGGGAGCGGACCCCGTGCGCCGAGACACCCGCTGAGCCTGTGGACTGGGCTTTTGCTCAAagagagctgctggagaagcagggCATCGACATGAAGCAGGAGATGGAGCAGCG GCTCCAGGAACTGGAGGACCAGTACCGGAGGGAGCGGGAGGAGGCGAATTACCTTCTtgagcagcagaggctg GACTATGAGAGCAAGTTGGAGGCTTTGCAGAAGCAGATGGACTCTCGGTATTACCCTGAGGCaaatgaggaagaggaagaaccTGAAGATGAAG TGCAGTGGACGGAGCGGGAGTTTGAGCTGGCCCTCTGGGCCTTTAGGAAGTGGAAGTGGTACCAGTTCACCTCCCTCCGTGACCTGCTCTGGGGCAATGCCATCTTCCTCAAGGAAGCCAACGCCATCAGTGTggagctgaagaaaaag gtCCAGTTCCAGTTCGTGCTCCTCACCGACACACTGTACTCGCCTCTCCCCCCTGACCTCCTGCCTCCTGATGCCGCCAAGGACCGGGAAAAGCGGCCGTTCCCTCGGACCATCGTGGCCGTAGAGGTGCAGGACCAGAAGAACGGGGCGACACATTATTGGACGCTGGAGAAGCTGAG gcaaCGCCTGGACTTAATGCGTGAAATGTATGACCGTGCAGCAGAAGTGCCTTCTAGTGTCATCGAGGACTGCGACAATGTGGTGACCGGTGGAGATCCTTTCTATGACCGCTTCCCCTGGTTCAGGCTGGTTGGCAG GGCCTTTGTCTACCTGAGCAACCTCCTCTATCCTGTGCCCCTGGTGCATCGCGTGGCCATCGTCAGCGAGAAGGGCGAGGTGAAGGGCTTCCTGCGTGTGGCCGTCCAGGCCATCTCAG CGGATGAGGAAGCCCCTGACTACGGCTCCGGTGTGCGGCAGTCGGGGACGGCCAAGATCTCTTTTGATGACCAGCACTTTGAGAAG TTCCAGTCAGAGTCTTGCCCAGCGGTGGGGATGTCTCGCTCGGGGACCTCCCAGGAGGAACTGCGCATTGTCGAAGGCCAGGGACAGGTCAGCGACATGGGTCCCTCTGCTGACGAAGTCAACAACAACACCTGTGCAG tGACCCCAGAGGACCTTCTCCTGGACAGTCCAGAGAAGCCTGTGCCGGATGGGCCATTGGAGACAGCTCTGGACCACCTGAAACTGGGCAGCATCTTTACTTTCCGTGTGACAGTCCTGCAAGcctccagcatctctgcagaATATGCAGACATCTTCTGCCAGTTCAA CTTCATCCATCGCCATGACGAGGCCTTTTCAACAGAACCCTTGAAGAACACGGGACGGGGGCCACCACTGGGTTTCTATCACGTCCAAAAT ATCGCTGTGGAGGTGACCAAGTCCTTCATTGAATACATCAAGAGTCAGCCGATTGTATTTGAAGTCTTTGGGCACTACCAGCAGCACCCGTTCCCACCCCTCTGCAAGGACGTCCTGAG CCCACTGAGGCCGTCCCGGCGCCACTTCCCCCGTGTGATGCCGCTCTCCAAACCAG TGCCTGCGACAAAGCTGAGCACCATGACTCGGCCCAGCGCTGGTCCGTGCCAGTGCAAGTATGACCTGATGGTCTTCTTTGAGATCTGTGAGCTGGAGGCCAACGGCGA CTACATTCCTGCTGTCGTGGACCACCGTGGAGGCATGCCATGCCACGGGACCTTCCTTCTCCACCAG GGCATCCAGAGGAGAATCACCGTCACCTTGGTGCATGAAACGGGCAGCCTCATCCGCTGGAAGGAAGTGCGTGAGCTGGTCGTGG gtcGGATCCGGAACACCCCAGAAGCAGATGAGTCTCTCATTGACCCCAACATCTTGTCTCTGAACATCCTCTCCTCTGGGTACATCCACCCCTCCCAGGATGACCG GAGCTTCTACCAGTTTGAGACAGCGTGGGATAGCTCCATGCACAACTCGCTGCTGCTCAACCGTGTCACCCCGTACCGGGAGAAAATCTACATCACTCTTTCTGCCTACATTGAG aTGGAGAACTGCACTCAGCCTGCCGTCATCACCAAAGACTTCTGCATGGTTTTCTACTCCCGGGATGCCAAGCTTCCTGCCTCCCGCTCCATCCGCAACCTTTTTGGCAGTGGCAGCCTGCGGGCTTCTGAGAG CAACCGTGTGACGGGAGTCTATGAGCTCAGCCTCTGCTGTGTGGCTGACGCTGGCAGCCCAG GTATGCAGAGACGGCGCCGGCGTGTGCTGGACACCTCTGTAGCCTACGTGCGGGGAGAGGAGAACCTGGCTGGCTGGCGGCCCCGCAGCGACAGCCTCATCCTCGACCATCAGTGGGAGCTGGAGAAACTCAGCCTCCTGCAAGAA gtGGAGAAGACAAGGCACTACCTGCTCCTGCGTGAGAAGCTGGAGACGACCCAGCGCCTGGGCCTGGAGACCCtgtccccctgctccagtgAGGACTCCGAGTCCCGAAGCACCTCCTGCGTCTCTACCCCGCTTTCTGTTGACGGGGCCCCTGAGGGCCGCACCTCTCCCCCTGAGACCCCCAGCGAGAGACAGAAGGAGCTGGCCGTGAAG TGCTTACGCCTGCTCACACACACCTTCAACAGGGAGTACAGCCACAGCCACGTCTGCATTAGCGCCAGTGAGAGCAAG CTGTCCGAAATGTCTGTGACCCTGATGAGAGACCCCTCCATGCCAGCCCTTGGGGTCACCACTCTCACCCCCTCCTCAACCTGCCCGTCACTGGTGGAAGGACACTACAACGCCATGGAGGTCAG ACCCCCCCAGGTCTCTTCCAGGGCAGAGAGCCCTGACCTTGAGCCTGCAGTAGAAGGAGAGCAGAAGAAGTCCCCAGCCCGCCGGcctgaggaggagaaggagccCCAGCGTTTGCTGGTGCCTGACATCCAAGAGATTCGGGTCAG CCCCATCGTCTCCAAAAAGGGCTACTTGCACTTCCTGGAGCCCCACACCAATGGGTGGGTGAAGCGCTTTGTGGTGGTCCGACGCCCATATGTCTACATCTACAACTCGGACAAGGATGCAGTTGAGAGGGCCATACTAAATCTCTCCAAGGCCCAGGTGGAGTACAGCGAGGACCAGCAGGCCATGCTCAAG ACCCCGAACACGTTCGCAGTGTGCACAGAGCACCGGGGCATCCTGCTGCAGGCAAGCAGTGACAAGGACATGCACGACTGGCTCTACGCCTTCAACCCCCTCCTGGCTGGGTCCATAAG ATCAAAGCTGTCCAGAAGGA
- the KIF1A gene encoding kinesin-like protein KIF1A isoform X17 — protein MAGASVKVAVRVRPFNSREMSRESKCIIQMSGSTTTILNPKQPKETPKSFSFDYSYWSHTTPADINYASQKQVYRDIGEEMLQHAFEGYNVCIFAYGQTGAGKSYTMMGKQEKDQQGIIPQLCEDLFSRINDTTNDNMSYSVEVSYMEIYCERVRDLLNPKNKGNLRVREHPLMGPYVEDLSKLAVTSYNDIQDLMDSGNKARTVAATNMNETSSRSHAVFNIIFTQKRHDAETDITTEKVSKISLVDLAGSERADSTGAKGTRLKEGANINKSLTTLGKVISALAEMDSGPNKNKKKKKTDFIPYRDSVLTWLLRENLGGNSRTAMVAALSPADINYDETLSTLRYADRAKQIRCNAVINEDPNNKLIRELKDEVARLRDLLYAQGLGDIIDNVSDFENNNDARRAELSHRHDNLSTVTNAIAGISPSSSLSALSSRAASVASLHERIMFAPGSEEAIERLKETEKIIAELNETWEEKLRRTEAIRMEREALLAEMGVAMREDGGTLGVFSPKKTPHLVNLNEDPLMSECLLYYIKDGITRVGREDAEKRQDIVLSGHFIKEEHCLFRSDTKTGGEVIVTLEPCEGADTYVNGKKVTEPSILRSGNRIIMGKSHVFRFNHPEQARQERERTPCAETPAEPVDWAFAQRELLEKQGIDMKQEMEQRLQELEDQYRREREEANYLLEQQRLDYESKLEALQKQMDSRYYPEANEEEEEPEDEVQWTEREFELALWAFRKWKWYQFTSLRDLLWGNAIFLKEANAISVELKKKVQFQFVLLTDTLYSPLPPDLLPPDAAKDREKRPFPRTIVAVEVQDQKNGATHYWTLEKLRQRLDLMREMYDRAAEVPSSVIEDCDNVVTGGDPFYDRFPWFRLVGRAFVYLSNLLYPVPLVHRVAIVSEKGEVKGFLRVAVQAISADEEAPDYGSGVRQSGTAKISFDDQHFEKFQSESCPAVGMSRSGTSQEELRIVEGQGQVSDMGPSADEVNNNTCAVTPEDLLLDSPEKPVPDGPLETALDHLKLGSIFTFRVTVLQASSISAEYADIFCQFNFIHRHDEAFSTEPLKNTGRGPPLGFYHVQNIAVEVTKSFIEYIKSQPIVFEVFGHYQQHPFPPLCKDVLSPLRPSRRHFPRVMPLSKPVPATKLSTMTRPSAGPCQCKYDLMVFFEICELEANGDYIPAVVDHRGGMPCHGTFLLHQGIQRRITVTLVHETGSLIRWKEVRELVVGRIRNTPEADESLIDPNILSLNILSSGYIHPSQDDRQFLDSDMPRSFYQFETAWDSSMHNSLLLNRVTPYREKIYITLSAYIEMENCTQPAVITKDFCMVFYSRDAKLPASRSIRNLFGSGSLRASESNRVTGVYELSLCCVADAGSPGMQRRRRRVLDTSVAYVRGEENLAGWRPRSDSLILDHQWELEKLSLLQEVEKTRHYLLLREKLETTQRLGLETLSPCSSEDSESRSTSCVSTPLSVDGAPEGRTSPPETPSERQKELAVKCLRLLTHTFNREYSHSHVCISASESKLSEMSVTLMRDPSMPALGVTTLTPSSTCPSLVEGHYNAMEVRPPQVSSRAESPDLEPAVEGEQKKSPARRPEEEKEPQRLLVPDIQEIRVSPIVSKKGYLHFLEPHTNGWVKRFVVVRRPYVYIYNSDKDAVERAILNLSKAQVEYSEDQQAMLKTPNTFAVCTEHRGILLQASSDKDMHDWLYAFNPLLAGSIRSKLSRRRTAQMRI, from the exons ATGGCGGGAGCATCTGTGAAGGTGGCGGTGCGCGTCCGGCCCTTCAACTCCCGGGAGATGAGCCGGGAATCTAAATGCATTATCCAGATGTCGGGAAGCACCACCA CTATCCTGAACCCGAAGCAGCCCAAAGAGACACCAAAAAGCTTCAGCTTTGACTATTCCTACTGGTCCCACACCACG CCCGCAGACATCAACTATGCATCTCAGAAGCAAGTGTACCGTGACATTGGTGAGGAGATGTTGCAACACGCCTTTGAAGGCTACAACGTCTGCATCTTCGCCTACGGGCAGACAGGTGCTGGAAAGTCCTACACCATGATGGGGAAGCAGGAGAAAGACCAGCAAGGAATCATCCCACAG CTGTGCGAAGACCTCTTCTCCCGCATCAATGACACGACAAACGACAACATGTCCTACTCTGTGGAG GTGAGCTACATGGAGATATACTGTGAGCGCGTGAGGGACCTCCTGAACCCCAAGAACAAGGGGAACCTGCGGGTGAGGGAGCATCCCCTTATGGGCCCGTATGTTGAGGACCTTTCCAAGCTGGCTGTGACCTCTTACAATGACATCCAGGACCTCATGGACTCTGGGAACAAGGCCCG CACGGTGGCTGCCACCAACATGAATGAGACCAGCAGCCGCTCCCATGCTGTGTTCAACATTATCTTCACACAGAAGCGGCATGACGCTGAGACGGACATCACCACTGAGAAG GTCAGCAAGATCAGCTTGGTGGACCTGGCAGGGAGTGAGCGAGCCGACTCCACTGGTGCGAAGGGCACAAGACTAAAG GAAGGAGCAAACATCAACAAGTCCTTGACCACATTGGGGAAAGTCATCTCTGCCCTGGCTGAAATG gATTCGGGGCCGAACAAG aacaaaaagaagaagaagacaGATTTCATCCCCTACCGGGACTCAGTGCTGACCTGGCTGCTGCGGGAGAACCTGG GGGGAAACTCCAGGACAGCCATGGTCGCTGCTCTGAGTCCTGCTGACATCAACTATGATGAGaccctcagcaccctcag GTACGCGGACCGTGCCAAGCAGATCCGCTGCAACGCCGTCATTAATGAGGACCCCAACAACAAGCTGATCCGGGAGCTGAAAGACGAGGTGGCACGCCTGCGTGACCTTCTCTACGCCCAGGGCCTCGGGGACATCATTGACA ATGTGTCCGACTTTGAGAACAATAATGATGCTAGAAGGGCTGAGCTGAGTCACCGCCATGACAATCTCTCCACAGTGACCAATGCCATCGCCGGGATCAGCCCCTCTTCCTCCTTGTCAGCCTTGTCCAGCCGTGCTGCCTCTGTCGCCAGCCTCCACGAGCGCATCATGTTTGCTCCAGGCAGTGAAGAGGCAATCGAAAGGCTCAAG GAAACTGAGAAGATCATTGCAGAGCTGAATGAGACATGGGAGGAGAAGCTGCGAAGAACGGAAGCAATCCGGATGGAGag GGAAGCGTTGCTGGCTGAAATGGGGGTGGCCATGAGAGAGGACGGAGGCACCTTGGGTGTTTTCTCTCCTAAAAAG ACGCCACACTTGGTCAACCTGAATGAGGACCCGCTCATGTCCGAGTGTCTTCTCTACTACATTAAGGATGGGATAACAAG GGTTGGCCGGGAAGATGCAGAGAAGAGACAGGACATCGTTCTCAGTGGGCACTTCATTAAGGAAGAGCACTGCCTTTTCCGCAGCGACACCAAAACCGGCGGTGAAG TGATAGTGACCCTGGAGCCCTGTGAAGGCGCTGACACCTATGTGAATGGCAAAAAGGTGACAGAGCCCAGCATCCTGCGTTCAG GAAATCGCATCATCATGGGGAAGAGCCACGTCTTCCGCTTTAACCACCCCGAGCAGGCTCGGCAGGAGCGGGAGCGGACCCCGTGCGCCGAGACACCCGCTGAGCCTGTGGACTGGGCTTTTGCTCAAagagagctgctggagaagcagggCATCGACATGAAGCAGGAGATGGAGCAGCG GCTCCAGGAACTGGAGGACCAGTACCGGAGGGAGCGGGAGGAGGCGAATTACCTTCTtgagcagcagaggctg GACTATGAGAGCAAGTTGGAGGCTTTGCAGAAGCAGATGGACTCTCGGTATTACCCTGAGGCaaatgaggaagaggaagaaccTGAAGATGAAG TGCAGTGGACGGAGCGGGAGTTTGAGCTGGCCCTCTGGGCCTTTAGGAAGTGGAAGTGGTACCAGTTCACCTCCCTCCGTGACCTGCTCTGGGGCAATGCCATCTTCCTCAAGGAAGCCAACGCCATCAGTGTggagctgaagaaaaag gtCCAGTTCCAGTTCGTGCTCCTCACCGACACACTGTACTCGCCTCTCCCCCCTGACCTCCTGCCTCCTGATGCCGCCAAGGACCGGGAAAAGCGGCCGTTCCCTCGGACCATCGTGGCCGTAGAGGTGCAGGACCAGAAGAACGGGGCGACACATTATTGGACGCTGGAGAAGCTGAG gcaaCGCCTGGACTTAATGCGTGAAATGTATGACCGTGCAGCAGAAGTGCCTTCTAGTGTCATCGAGGACTGCGACAATGTGGTGACCGGTGGAGATCCTTTCTATGACCGCTTCCCCTGGTTCAGGCTGGTTGGCAG GGCCTTTGTCTACCTGAGCAACCTCCTCTATCCTGTGCCCCTGGTGCATCGCGTGGCCATCGTCAGCGAGAAGGGCGAGGTGAAGGGCTTCCTGCGTGTGGCCGTCCAGGCCATCTCAG CGGATGAGGAAGCCCCTGACTACGGCTCCGGTGTGCGGCAGTCGGGGACGGCCAAGATCTCTTTTGATGACCAGCACTTTGAGAAG TTCCAGTCAGAGTCTTGCCCAGCGGTGGGGATGTCTCGCTCGGGGACCTCCCAGGAGGAACTGCGCATTGTCGAAGGCCAGGGACAGGTCAGCGACATGGGTCCCTCTGCTGACGAAGTCAACAACAACACCTGTGCAG tGACCCCAGAGGACCTTCTCCTGGACAGTCCAGAGAAGCCTGTGCCGGATGGGCCATTGGAGACAGCTCTGGACCACCTGAAACTGGGCAGCATCTTTACTTTCCGTGTGACAGTCCTGCAAGcctccagcatctctgcagaATATGCAGACATCTTCTGCCAGTTCAA CTTCATCCATCGCCATGACGAGGCCTTTTCAACAGAACCCTTGAAGAACACGGGACGGGGGCCACCACTGGGTTTCTATCACGTCCAAAAT ATCGCTGTGGAGGTGACCAAGTCCTTCATTGAATACATCAAGAGTCAGCCGATTGTATTTGAAGTCTTTGGGCACTACCAGCAGCACCCGTTCCCACCCCTCTGCAAGGACGTCCTGAG CCCACTGAGGCCGTCCCGGCGCCACTTCCCCCGTGTGATGCCGCTCTCCAAACCAG TGCCTGCGACAAAGCTGAGCACCATGACTCGGCCCAGCGCTGGTCCGTGCCAGTGCAAGTATGACCTGATGGTCTTCTTTGAGATCTGTGAGCTGGAGGCCAACGGCGA CTACATTCCTGCTGTCGTGGACCACCGTGGAGGCATGCCATGCCACGGGACCTTCCTTCTCCACCAG GGCATCCAGAGGAGAATCACCGTCACCTTGGTGCATGAAACGGGCAGCCTCATCCGCTGGAAGGAAGTGCGTGAGCTGGTCGTGG gtcGGATCCGGAACACCCCAGAAGCAGATGAGTCTCTCATTGACCCCAACATCTTGTCTCTGAACATCCTCTCCTCTGGGTACATCCACCCCTCCCAGGATGACCG GCAGTTTCTTGATTCGGATATGCCTAG GAGCTTCTACCAGTTTGAGACAGCGTGGGATAGCTCCATGCACAACTCGCTGCTGCTCAACCGTGTCACCCCGTACCGGGAGAAAATCTACATCACTCTTTCTGCCTACATTGAG aTGGAGAACTGCACTCAGCCTGCCGTCATCACCAAAGACTTCTGCATGGTTTTCTACTCCCGGGATGCCAAGCTTCCTGCCTCCCGCTCCATCCGCAACCTTTTTGGCAGTGGCAGCCTGCGGGCTTCTGAGAG CAACCGTGTGACGGGAGTCTATGAGCTCAGCCTCTGCTGTGTGGCTGACGCTGGCAGCCCAG GTATGCAGAGACGGCGCCGGCGTGTGCTGGACACCTCTGTAGCCTACGTGCGGGGAGAGGAGAACCTGGCTGGCTGGCGGCCCCGCAGCGACAGCCTCATCCTCGACCATCAGTGGGAGCTGGAGAAACTCAGCCTCCTGCAAGAA gtGGAGAAGACAAGGCACTACCTGCTCCTGCGTGAGAAGCTGGAGACGACCCAGCGCCTGGGCCTGGAGACCCtgtccccctgctccagtgAGGACTCCGAGTCCCGAAGCACCTCCTGCGTCTCTACCCCGCTTTCTGTTGACGGGGCCCCTGAGGGCCGCACCTCTCCCCCTGAGACCCCCAGCGAGAGACAGAAGGAGCTGGCCGTGAAG TGCTTACGCCTGCTCACACACACCTTCAACAGGGAGTACAGCCACAGCCACGTCTGCATTAGCGCCAGTGAGAGCAAG CTGTCCGAAATGTCTGTGACCCTGATGAGAGACCCCTCCATGCCAGCCCTTGGGGTCACCACTCTCACCCCCTCCTCAACCTGCCCGTCACTGGTGGAAGGACACTACAACGCCATGGAGGTCAG ACCCCCCCAGGTCTCTTCCAGGGCAGAGAGCCCTGACCTTGAGCCTGCAGTAGAAGGAGAGCAGAAGAAGTCCCCAGCCCGCCGGcctgaggaggagaaggagccCCAGCGTTTGCTGGTGCCTGACATCCAAGAGATTCGGGTCAG CCCCATCGTCTCCAAAAAGGGCTACTTGCACTTCCTGGAGCCCCACACCAATGGGTGGGTGAAGCGCTTTGTGGTGGTCCGACGCCCATATGTCTACATCTACAACTCGGACAAGGATGCAGTTGAGAGGGCCATACTAAATCTCTCCAAGGCCCAGGTGGAGTACAGCGAGGACCAGCAGGCCATGCTCAAG ACCCCGAACACGTTCGCAGTGTGCACAGAGCACCGGGGCATCCTGCTGCAGGCAAGCAGTGACAAGGACATGCACGACTGGCTCTACGCCTTCAACCCCCTCCTGGCTGGGTCCATAAG ATCAAAGCTGTCCAGAAGGA